The Thamnophis elegans isolate rThaEle1 chromosome Z, rThaEle1.pri, whole genome shotgun sequence DNA window AGGATTCCAACCCCTTTGCTTCAATGGTCTTCTATTGGGAGCCTCTCAATCGCCAGGTAAAGagtgtattcttttattttaatatagtagtgggggagggagaagaatttGGTAGACACATTTGAACTTTTGCGGGGGCTAAGACTTCAGGAAAGGTTATCACAGATTGTCCTTTCAATCTTACCTTTGTAGTTTCACTGTATAAAGTGAAGACTTGAGCAGATGGCTAAATCTTGCTGCAACCAATATTTGTTTCCTTCAGGTTTATTCAATTTGGAAAGTTGACTCCTGTACTATTCTTCCTGCAGGTACGGATTGAAGGCTCTGTAGAAAAGCTTCCAGAGCAGGAATCAGAGAAATACTTCCATTCACGTCCAAAAAGTAGTCAAATTGGGGCGGTTGTGAGCCGTCAAAGTACAGTGATTGCAGACAGAGAGGTGAGGAATGGTAGTGCTATGTTTTTCAATTActtatttttgagaaaaaaagggaCAACCAACATTGAAATGTTTCTGCCTTTACATGTAggattaaaatacattttccccaATCACATATTCAAATAGTCTCCTTGCCATGATTCTTTTCATTATTAAACTTTTATAATAAGAGAGCCAGTTTCATGTAGCGTTGAAGCTGTTGGCTTACAAACCGTGAGACTAAATTCTAGGTCTCCCATAGGcattgaaagccagctgagttacTTTGGACAAGTCATTCCTCCTCTTGGCCCAACCCCTCTTAGAGAGTTGATGCtgtggaaaaataggaggaggaagtatagatttaaaaaatgggaTAAAAACTAATTATAATAAACTTGAAGAATTGAGATAATCCCAAAAGCAAACTGAACGGACATCAAATGGATATAAACGTTGAGTTGTTTAGAGTGAATAGTCTTCATCAGAATGattgaattacattttaaatattgatCTATGGAAAAAATGATGAAATCTGAATCACTTTGTGGTTGGTAATCAGAACACCCTTAAGATGTTATAACCTAAATAGTCCTTTGTCGGTTAGGTGTGGTGGAAGTTATATCCAAAACATGGATGATAGATTGCTTATCTGTGCTTGTGTAGATAGTCACTGTAACTCTGTTAGACATAATGTGTGGAACATTAGAACATTAGAAAGAACATTAGAAAGACAAACCATGAAACCTGTCACAAACCACTAAGAGATATAATTTTTCATGTATATGACTCTCCCCACCCATTCTGAGAAAGCTCAGAATGTTGAATTTAATGTAAACAGATTTAATGCATGTTAGTCAGCCTTTCAAAAGTTAAAAATATACCAAGACTTGACAGCACAACATGCTTGCTCACCATCAATAGCCAGGAAATCCATGTAAAAGAATGAGCACATATATGCTTTTGCAGAATAGGTGTAAACTCCTCTATGATGGACGATAGTCTTGAAAAGTAAATCTGCACCTCAATAATCTATGAGAGTATATGTAGAAGGACCCGTTAGCAACTTAaatataataccaggcttcatcTTTTTTGCTTGTTGTGATGATTTGTTTGAGGACTTCATAGTACTGTCCCTTCTGTTAGTATTTAAGGAAGAAGAATGCAGAGCTGGAGGAGATATATCGAGATACCAAAGTGCCTAAGCCAGGATACTGGTGAGTTGGATACTGTGCATTTTGGCAACGTTCACTGTCAGCAAGAATTCATTGTGGTCTCTGAAACCTGAATGGCTGCAGATAGTTATAATTATTAATTTAGCGACTGTTCatagttacaactgcactgaaaaaagtgatttacaacatatatgttcatacttacaaccatttcccATAATCAAATGATAAAaacttgggtgcttggcaattggcatgtatttctaAAGACTGCAGTATTGTGGGGGTCATATGATTTCCATTTACAACCTTCCCTTCcaacaagtcaatgggggaaagccTGATTCTCTTAATGTATGCATGATTCCCTTAAGAGCTGCAGTGATTGGTTTAACAACCTTGGcagaaaatgtcataaaattggataTGACTCACTTAAACAACCTCcttgcttaccaacagaaattgtGATTCTAGTTGTGGTCAAGGACTGCTTTATAACACTGGAGAGCTGGCAACTTTACCCTGTGACAAGACACATGTGGAATGGAACAAACTGAAACGGCTTTTCATTATTAACACCACTCAGATATCTCTTTTGATTTTAAGCTAACATGAAAAATTGTGCCATAGCCATTCTCTTGGATTGTCATTTGGGTATATGTGTACTTCCTAGATAGAGTCCTTAATTCCATATTTCTGCAATTCACATTCCACTTCAGAGAAAGCTACAAACTTTTATAATTATGTCAAATTAACGTATCTTATTTATATAACTCTGTCATTTCTGGTTTGCATAATTTTGTGCTAGCCATAAGAGGAGTATAAAAACAAATTCCAATTTATTCTAATTCATATTTAAGCATGGCACTCACTGTCATTTctgtcaaatatttttttcactacAGTGACGAGAAagctattttatttcaaaataggaATTTGAAGTTAATGGATAACTGAGTTCTAGGCTTGGTGCAATATTCTGTGTTCAACAATACAGTGATTCTTAGATATACACAATGTTTTTCTCTGGGATTCATTATTATGATTGACAAGTGTTTTTGTGAGCCATGCCTCTAATTCTGGGTTAATGATAAGTGAGAAAGTCACATTGTCATGACTTGCCTTTATTAAGTTAAGACTAACTATCTTATGATAGGTCCTTTATGCCATGGACAATCTGCTGACTGAGTGCAGCCTTTGAACTTTTTTTatgcttctccctccctctacaTTCTTTTCCTTGCTACTTTAGCTATTATAATTACACTGAGTAAAAGACTACaaaatagaattgccaagagAGATAATGCTGAAATATCTATTCTTGTCCAGAGATCCTGATAAGATGGCCATTTCCTCCCTGCTTATGCCCCACCTCTTGGTCTATCTCTGTTAAAAGGAGATAAGTTTTCCCTACTTGAACGGAGGACGCCTTTGTGGGCATGTTCATTTGGCCTTCAACTCTGTCTTATTGGACCTTCAGGCCTGAATTGTTCAGTCTAGTCTGGACTTGTAGCTTGTAGTCTAACTTTTATTGTCCAACAACTTGCTGTGGTCCTCTTTTTTCCAGGGGAGGATACATCTTAAAGCCAGAAGTCATAGAGTTCTGGCAGGGCCAGACCAACCGTTTGCACGACCGCATCGTCTTCCGATATCTGCAGGACAGCAGCACATCCTTGGACCCTCTGACTCACAGAGGGGAGGGCAACTGGGTATATGAGAGACTCTCTCCTTAAGCAGCTTGCAGGATTTGTCTTTAAATATACATGGCAACATCTCTGATCCCAACCCTCCCCGAGACAGAGCAGATGAAGAACCAAGAGAATAAAATCCTGGGTCTACAGTAAGACCACCTGTATTTAGATGTCTACCAACCATCAGTAACTTTGGACTACTCCTTAACTATCTACCTATTTCATGTCACAGTTTTTGTGATGACAAATTGAGGGTTTCTTCATTGCAAACTATCCTGAGGATATGTAAGAATGGAGGAATCTTAATGAAAAGGATTGAATTCTCAACAACTATACCCCCCTGCCCTCAAATACTTTCCAGATATGGGGAGTAGCACTGGTGGGTGAACATAACAGAGTGGCCTAGTTTTGTAGTTTGTATTTTGCAGTTAACTCTAtataattctgcattcagttgcaataaatagattagatttggtttttaaaaacttcattacATTATCTAGGATATTTAAAGCATTCTGTATTAGAGAGGCAGTTTGATGTAGCGGTTAAAGTGGTTTCTGAGCCAGAAACTAGGAGAAACTAGGGAGTGACATGGTGCTGGTcactcagtcctaggaagaaagcaatggaaaaccatttctgaaaatggtTGTCAAGAAAAATGCATAGACGTATCCAGGCAATCCCTGGAAGTCAGGACTTCCTGGAAGgtattaaaaggaaaaataataatttctataGCATCTGCACATAATGTGCTTTTTGACTCAATCGAGCAGTTAAGAAGCATTGCAAGCAATGTGGACTTTGGAGTCATAATTAGAACTAATGGAAAAACAAGATCAGATCACCCATGCCAAGTGCAACAATTGGCATTTATAAAATAAACAAGACTATAACTAGCTGTAAACTTAAGAATATCAGGAGTGGGAATAACAACTGAAAGGTCAGTCTTTTTGCTCCTGAACTTTCACTGTCTatgtttttaaacttttcaaCCTGTAAAATGAGAGGGTTGAGGTAATCACATTCCTTTTCACTAGAATTGCTGAAGATTGATCACTGTTTCCTACAagtctgaattttaaaaaaatatattcctaaatatatacacataaatCCAAAATAGGTATAGCatactttttaaaagacaaattttCTCAAACCGAGAAAAATCAAGAACTTCGGCAATATATGTGGCATGTTTGTGTGTTTTGCATCATCAGCCTGCCACCCATAGCCTTCAGTTTTGTTAGAGGTAGCTGTTGGCCACTGACAGTTTATTCAGCCAACTATGCTTTAGAAGGGAGATGCTTTCTTAAAAAATAGAGGCACTTAAAAGTGAAAATAGCTATCCAATTTATAAAATTTCTAGTTGTTCCTGGGAAACAATATGCAAAGGTAGGACTTGCATTTCTGCTTGCATCCTAGGAGAAGAAATGTGTCCCATCTGACTATCTGCAAACCATCATACAGGTAGTCTCAACAGTACAACTGTTTAACAATGTTGGATATGTTATGACAGCCTTAGAAAAATTAGCATGATCTATACTCGCACTTAACTACCATCCCAACCACTTCAAGCCAAAAAATTATAATTCAGAGTCTTAGCAACCAGTTCACATTTAAGACTGGTTGCAGCATTCTGTGGTCACAATTGCAATTTGTGCTCCCACCACCACCCATTTCTGATAAAATATACCCATTGGAGAAGCTGGATTCTCCTAATGACTACTgtaaaaattattgtaaaattggGTCCTACTTAACCTATATCTATAAATGACTTACAACAAAAATTCCTGCCCCAAGTGTAGTTGTAAATGGACTACTTGTGTTGCATCACTCAGAGTGCTTTCCAAGCTCAAgaatttttcagtgatgttggaATTTACAACAAGAAAAGTGAGCCTGGAGAGCCTCGTTTTCTGAACAATTGTGTTCAA harbors:
- the PNPO gene encoding pyridoxine-5'-phosphate oxidase isoform X1; its protein translation is MFRFRGLLWLRASNSTIPRSSGQVQKSSHAMDLGSLRKNYRGDEEAFEEKHLTSLNPIQQFSAWFEQAMKCPSIGEVNAMCLATCTREGRPSARMLLLKGFNQEGFRFFTNHESRKGRELDSNPFASMVFYWEPLNRQVRIEGSVEKLPEQESEKYFHSRPKSSQIGAVVSRQSTVIADREYLRKKNAELEEIYRDTKVPKPGYWGGYILKPEVIEFWQGQTNRLHDRIVFRYLQDSSTSLDPLTHRGEGNWVYERLSP
- the PNPO gene encoding pyridoxine-5'-phosphate oxidase isoform X2, coding for MSIYWRSQCYVFSHLYQVREGRPSARMLLLKGFNQEGFRFFTNHESRKGRELDSNPFASMVFYWEPLNRQVRIEGSVEKLPEQESEKYFHSRPKSSQIGAVVSRQSTVIADREYLRKKNAELEEIYRDTKVPKPGYWGGYILKPEVIEFWQGQTNRLHDRIVFRYLQDSSTSLDPLTHRGEGNWVYERLSP